In a single window of the Paenibacillus sp. MMS20-IR301 genome:
- a CDS encoding DUF1450 domain-containing protein: MANDIRICDECNHIKMKSIVPKLLKMAPDAEIKTGCISYCGPCGKRPFVYINGRYISAPTEDEVLAKAQAFVKQPAVKE; encoded by the coding sequence ATGGCTAACGATATAAGAATATGTGACGAATGCAATCATATCAAAATGAAAAGCATTGTACCCAAGCTGCTGAAGATGGCGCCGGATGCCGAGATCAAGACAGGCTGCATCTCTTACTGCGGTCCCTGCGGCAAACGCCCGTTTGTGTATATTAACGGCCGTTACATCAGCGCTCCGACAGAAGATGAAGTGCTGGCCAAGGCACAGGCGTTTGTCAAACAGCCGGCAGTTAAGGAATAA